The Ailuropoda melanoleuca isolate Jingjing chromosome 4, ASM200744v2, whole genome shotgun sequence region GGTGCTAACATCCTTGGTTTGTGTTGACATTAACTTTCATCTTAGCCTTCCTCAGGTGGCGCCCACATGCATGCGTTTAGTCATACCTCAGGCTGGATGCACAGGTCTTTGTACACTGTCTCCACAGTGTGGCACACTTGTTTGAGCTCTGTTTCCAAATGGCTGATCTTCGCCATTTTCTGGGTGAACTCTTGGAGTTTGTCCTGAATGATCTTGTTATGATGATTATAAATCTGATACATCCTCTCCTCTAGCTTCTCTGTCAGGTCTGAAACCTTTTAGAGAATAAAGCATGTTTTTAGAATATCAAACAAGAGGCCTCACAAGACATTTGTTTTAAGTGGCTCACGAAGGTGTCTGCCATTTATCttataaaatggtaaaaacaatTCCAATGACTGAAAATGAAATTGCctatatattgaattttttttttaaaaggaagatgcAAAATTATGTATATGGACAGGTTAGGAAGAAAATATGCAgtggaaactggaagaaaacatgtGACAAAGTAGCCTCTGGGTAGTGAGATCATAGGCACTTAGCACCGTGCCTATTTTTTCTGCTATGTTATACTCTCTACTTTCTGCGTTTTCTCTGATGTACCAGGGTGTGTActggtggggatgggaggagggagaaaggaaaaaagtcagcCTGTCATTGAGAGATGCATGACATGTGTCCCATATGTGACCAACAAGCTGTTCCACTCAAACAATTCATTATGCATTCTGAAGAAGCATCCGGGACAATCATTAATGTTGGACCTGAACATAAGATCAGGTTTTGTAAGACACCTAAGGCCCAGCCATGTCAAGGGAACCCTACCCTCCCATCACAAACCattccactttcttttctttcttttttttttttttttaaggtttttaagtaatctctacaccgccatgtgaggctcaaactcagaacactgagatcaagagttgcctgctgtactggctgagccagccaggcaccccagaaaccaTTCAGCTTCTGGAGGACAAAGGGGTGTGACAATGCAGGCTTTGCCTCAGCCCCTACTCCCATGGCCATTAGCCCTGGCATGAAATAAGAGGGGTGGGCTGCAGGTGCAGATGGACCTTTGTTCCTCATCCTGGCTCTTTaatttgggcaaattatttccaAACCTTACTTTACCATCTATAAAACAGGTCTAATCTCTTGGCCAGGACTGTTGTAAGGGGGAAATGAGGTACTATTTGCAGCTTGCTTAGCATCAGGCCTAGAACCTAAAAGACATTCAGCAGCAGCTCattccctccccttccaccctTTACAGAAGGactccttccccctgcccactGGGGCTCTGCAATGTGTGGGAGAATCTGTCACCTTGATCTTAAGGCTGTCCCTGAAGTTGGTCATGAGTGCGTGGTCCTTCTGTCTGCTCTCGTTGATGTTTTCAATCAGCTCCTGGGCTCTCTTCTTCAGGATGTCGATGCTTGAGTCCAGAGAGGAAAAGTAGGATCCTAACTTCCCTTCTAGCATCATCAGCTGGCGGTTGGCACTGGAGGTGGCGATAGAGGGGCTAGAAACCTGACTTCTGAAAGCACAGGAAACTGAGGTCAACACCAAACTCTCCCAAGAGTGCTGATCTGAATTAGCTCCATGGTGGGAGGG contains the following coding sequences:
- the SYCE2 gene encoding synaptonemal complex central element protein 2 isoform X1, yielding MERQGRWLCSQVDLPHVECKDQEPQLLGESKERQQGEESREDEPGRGSARSQVSSPSIATSSANRQLMMLEGKLGSYFSSLDSSIDILKKRAQELIENINESRQKDHALMTNFRDSLKIKVSDLTEKLEERMYQIYNHHNKIIQDKLQEFTQKMAKISHLETELKQVCHTVETVYKDLCIQPEATTSEEEQAYRDGEC
- the SYCE2 gene encoding synaptonemal complex central element protein 2 isoform X3 is translated as MERQGVDLPHVECKDQEPQLLGESKERQQGEESREDEPGRGSARSQVSSPSIATSSANRQLMMLEGKLGSYFSSLDSSIDILKKRAQELIENINESRQKDHALMTNFRDSLKIKVSDLTEKLEERMYQIYNHHNKIIQDKLQEFTQKMAKISHLETELKQVCHTVETVYKDLCIQPEATTSEEEQAYRDGEC
- the SYCE2 gene encoding synaptonemal complex central element protein 2 isoform X2, producing the protein MACDRSRVDLPHVECKDQEPQLLGESKERQQGEESREDEPGRGSARSQVSSPSIATSSANRQLMMLEGKLGSYFSSLDSSIDILKKRAQELIENINESRQKDHALMTNFRDSLKIKVSDLTEKLEERMYQIYNHHNKIIQDKLQEFTQKMAKISHLETELKQVCHTVETVYKDLCIQPEATTSEEEQAYRDGEC